A section of the Gemmatimonadaceae bacterium genome encodes:
- a CDS encoding glycosyltransferase, whose amino-acid sequence MRVALVHDWLVTFGGGELVLAQLLRLFPEARVFTLLDHMAGADRAGLGIPRQVTTSFLQHMPGVASRHRYYLPLYPAAVRSLDVSGYDLVISVSHAAAKNVRIRPGQRHVCYCLSPMRYAWDLRDQYLAQTGLDRGVRGWLAHRLLDRMRAWDLEGTHGVTEFVTLSHFVADRIRRAYGRDSTVVHPPVDTRFFTPGPASAAARDPALYVTAGRLVPYKRIDMIARAFARLPDRRLVIIGTGPELRRVREAAGPNVELLGFLPREELRDHLRRARAFLFAAEEDFGISPLEAQACGAPVIAYARGGALETIRGLDAPEPTGVFFEEQTVDSLVDAVRRFEGRERIAPAACRTNAERFAAERFVSAIRETFDGRTVGG is encoded by the coding sequence GTGCGCGTAGCCCTCGTCCACGACTGGCTGGTCACCTTCGGCGGCGGCGAGCTGGTGCTCGCGCAGCTGCTCCGCCTCTTTCCCGAAGCGCGCGTGTTCACGCTGCTCGACCACATGGCGGGCGCCGACCGCGCCGGGTTGGGCATTCCGCGCCAGGTGACCACGTCGTTCCTGCAGCACATGCCCGGCGTGGCGAGCCGCCATCGGTACTACCTGCCGCTCTACCCCGCGGCCGTGCGCTCGCTGGACGTGAGCGGCTACGACCTGGTGATCTCCGTGTCGCACGCCGCCGCCAAGAACGTGCGCATCCGGCCGGGGCAGCGGCACGTGTGCTACTGCCTGAGCCCCATGCGCTACGCGTGGGATCTGCGCGATCAGTATCTGGCGCAGACCGGACTGGACCGCGGCGTGCGCGGATGGCTCGCCCACCGGCTGCTCGACCGCATGCGCGCCTGGGATCTGGAGGGCACGCACGGCGTCACCGAGTTCGTGACGCTGTCGCACTTCGTGGCCGACCGCATCCGGCGGGCGTATGGCCGCGACTCGACGGTGGTCCATCCGCCCGTGGACACCCGGTTCTTCACCCCCGGCCCGGCGAGCGCCGCAGCGCGCGACCCCGCCCTGTACGTGACCGCCGGGCGGCTCGTGCCATATAAGCGTATAGATATGATCGCGCGGGCGTTCGCGCGGCTCCCCGACCGCCGGCTGGTGATCATCGGCACCGGCCCCGAGCTGCGCCGCGTACGCGAGGCCGCCGGCCCGAATGTGGAACTGCTCGGCTTTCTCCCGCGCGAGGAACTCCGCGACCACCTCCGTCGCGCCCGCGCCTTTCTGTTCGCCGCCGAAGAGGATTTCGGCATCTCGCCGCTGGAGGCGCAGGCCTGCGGCGCGCCGGTGATCGCGTATGCCCGCGGCGGCGCGCTGGAAACCATCCGCGGCCTCGACGCGCCCGAGCCCACGGGTGTGTTCTTCGAGGAGCAGACGGTGGATTCGCTGGTGGACGCGGTGCGCAGGTTCGAGGGGCGCGAGCGCATCGCGCCCGCGGCGTGTCGGACCAATGCCGAGCGGTTCGCCGCTGAACGGTTTGTGAGCGCAATACGGGAAACGTTTGACGGTAGGACGGTAGGGGGGTAG